A window from Exiguobacterium marinum DSM 16307 encodes these proteins:
- a CDS encoding pyruvate, water dikinase regulatory protein translates to MKQLVFVVSDSVGETCELVVRAASIQFHENAIETLRIPFVEDEQTIIDVVTQARAQQAIIAYTLVNEEHRALLMRLGKEHQVKTVDLLGDLLDVLSGQLKEAPREKPGLIYRLDDDYFRKIEAMEFAVKYDDGRDPRGLKKADIVLVGVSRTSKTPLSQYLALKRYKVANVPLVPESRPPEELFDLPAERCIGLIISPEKLISIRMERLKSLGLKPEADYAQLERINRELEYARGIYERVGCEVIDVTNKAVEETAGIILRHLEQSKDV, encoded by the coding sequence ATGAAACAACTCGTGTTCGTTGTAAGTGACTCGGTCGGAGAAACATGTGAACTCGTCGTCCGAGCAGCGAGTATCCAATTTCACGAGAATGCAATTGAGACACTTCGCATCCCGTTCGTTGAAGATGAACAGACAATCATCGATGTGGTCACACAAGCGAGGGCTCAACAGGCGATTATCGCGTATACGCTCGTCAATGAGGAACACAGGGCTCTTCTCATGAGACTCGGAAAAGAGCATCAAGTAAAGACGGTCGACTTGCTCGGTGATTTACTCGACGTATTATCAGGACAATTGAAAGAAGCCCCGCGAGAGAAACCGGGGCTCATCTATCGGTTAGATGACGACTACTTCCGAAAAATCGAAGCGATGGAATTTGCCGTCAAGTATGATGATGGTCGGGATCCACGCGGGCTGAAAAAAGCCGATATCGTGCTTGTCGGGGTTTCCCGGACGTCAAAGACACCGTTATCTCAATATTTAGCACTCAAACGATATAAAGTCGCAAACGTGCCTCTCGTCCCGGAATCACGACCACCTGAGGAATTGTTTGATTTACCTGCAGAACGATGTATCGGATTGATCATCTCGCCAGAAAAGTTGATTTCAATTCGAATGGAACGCCTAAAGTCACTCGGGTTGAAGCCGGAAGCGGATTATGCACAACTCGAGCGAATCAATCGTGAGCTCGAGTATGCACGCGGGATTTATGAACGAGTCGGTTGTGAAGTCATCGACGTGACAAACAAGGCTGTCGAAGAGACTGCGGGAATCATTCTGCGTCACCTCGAACAATCTAAAGACGTCTGA
- a CDS encoding sugar ABC transporter substrate-binding protein, with protein MKGLKHYWLWLPIIWAMTILLITSIQLPEKKIREKEVGFVFVSDKHEHANKLLDSFVHTANQKGFTPIPTTSEDSRVLEKEKLDSLIDRGVEAIFLTTLDDTFIQPSLERAKRENIPIIAIDRMIDHSSVLTSVVSDNVDIGRMAAEQIAAKYSDLERPIRVVEVRGTPKVRSTMDRSLGIREYEKANADHFQIIASITGNYDTFQAEIEMSRWLEEDIPFDAVFSHNDDNTFGVVRALESHGLTDKTIVSVDGISDIYPLIQNGKVNATVVQSPNEMMEVGFKALELHLNGKKIAKHYYSASYLYEGVAKD; from the coding sequence ATGAAGGGACTTAAACATTATTGGCTCTGGTTGCCGATTATTTGGGCGATGACTATTCTTCTCATTACATCGATACAGTTACCGGAGAAAAAAATAAGGGAAAAAGAAGTTGGGTTCGTGTTTGTCAGTGATAAGCATGAACATGCGAACAAATTATTAGACTCATTTGTGCATACGGCCAATCAAAAAGGGTTTACTCCGATTCCGACGACGAGTGAGGACTCACGTGTCCTTGAAAAAGAAAAGCTAGATTCTTTGATTGACCGAGGTGTCGAGGCAATCTTTTTAACGACGCTAGATGATACGTTTATTCAACCTTCATTAGAACGCGCTAAACGTGAAAACATTCCAATTATTGCAATTGATCGTATGATTGATCATTCGAGTGTCTTGACATCGGTCGTATCTGACAATGTCGATATCGGACGAATGGCAGCAGAACAGATTGCTGCGAAGTATAGTGATCTCGAACGACCGATTCGCGTGGTAGAGGTAAGGGGAACCCCGAAAGTCCGCTCCACGATGGACCGCAGCCTCGGGATTCGCGAATATGAGAAGGCAAATGCCGATCATTTTCAAATCATCGCATCGATCACTGGGAATTACGATACGTTTCAAGCAGAAATTGAGATGTCTCGTTGGCTAGAAGAAGATATCCCTTTTGATGCCGTCTTTTCGCACAATGACGATAATACGTTCGGTGTCGTCCGAGCTTTAGAAAGTCACGGTTTGACGGACAAGACCATCGTATCGGTGGACGGCATCTCAGATATCTATCCCCTCATTCAAAATGGGAAAGTCAATGCGACTGTCGTGCAGTCACCGAATGAGATGATGGAAGTCGGATTCAAAGCGCTCGAACTACATTTAAATGGAAAGAAAATTGCCAAACACTATTATTCAGCAAGTTATTTATACGAAGGTGTGGCAAAAGATTGA
- the rpoD gene encoding RNA polymerase sigma factor RpoD, whose protein sequence is MAEKKKEDLFNAIEELEKLGKKKGVVSMQAIQDRLSHFEVDSDFIDNFIEDLEAKDIRVTEDAADAEETPAKKEDEEVDLNDLSVPPGIKINDPVRMYLKEIGRVDLLSAKDETELAKRIEQGDEEAKKRLAEANLRLVVSIAKRYVGRGMLFLDLIQEGNMGLIKAVEKFDYMKGFKFSTYATWWIRQAITRAIADQARTIRIPVHMVETINKLIRVQRQLLQDLGREPAPEEIAKEMELTPEKVREILKIAQEPVSLETPIGEEDDSHLGDFIEDQDAMAPQDAAAYELLKEQLEDVLDTLTDREENVLRLRFGLDDGRTRTLEEVGKVFGVTRERIRQIEAKALRKLRHPSRSKRLKDFLD, encoded by the coding sequence ATGGCAGAGAAGAAGAAAGAGGATTTATTTAACGCCATAGAAGAGCTTGAAAAGTTAGGAAAGAAAAAGGGCGTCGTCTCAATGCAAGCGATTCAAGATCGCCTCAGTCATTTTGAGGTGGATTCGGATTTCATCGATAACTTCATCGAAGATTTAGAAGCGAAAGATATCCGTGTCACAGAAGATGCAGCTGACGCAGAAGAAACCCCTGCGAAAAAAGAGGATGAGGAAGTTGATTTAAACGATTTGTCAGTACCACCTGGGATTAAAATCAACGATCCGGTTCGCATGTATCTGAAAGAAATCGGTCGTGTCGATCTTCTGAGCGCGAAAGATGAGACAGAGCTTGCTAAGCGAATCGAACAAGGAGACGAAGAGGCGAAGAAACGTCTCGCAGAAGCAAACTTACGCCTTGTCGTATCGATTGCGAAACGCTACGTCGGTCGTGGGATGCTCTTCCTTGATTTGATTCAAGAAGGAAACATGGGACTCATTAAAGCAGTCGAAAAGTTCGACTATATGAAAGGGTTCAAGTTCTCGACGTACGCAACGTGGTGGATTCGTCAAGCCATTACCCGTGCGATTGCTGACCAAGCCCGGACGATCCGTATTCCGGTACACATGGTCGAGACAATCAACAAGTTGATTCGTGTTCAACGTCAATTGCTTCAAGATCTCGGTCGTGAACCAGCTCCAGAAGAAATTGCCAAAGAGATGGAGCTCACACCTGAAAAAGTTCGTGAGATTTTAAAAATTGCTCAAGAACCAGTTTCACTTGAAACACCGATTGGGGAAGAGGACGATTCACATCTCGGGGACTTCATTGAAGACCAGGACGCGATGGCACCACAAGATGCAGCTGCATATGAATTGTTGAAAGAGCAATTAGAAGATGTCCTCGATACGTTGACAGACCGGGAAGAAAATGTCCTTCGCCTTCGTTTCGGGTTAGATGATGGTCGCACACGTACACTTGAAGAAGTCGGAAAAGTATTCGGCGTCACACGTGAGCGGATTCGTCAAATCGAAGCGAAAGCTCTTCGTAAATTACGTCACCCTAGTCGTTCCAAACGCTTGAAAGACTTCCTCGATTAA
- a CDS encoding tRNA (adenine(22)-N(1))-methyltransferase: MQERIILDRRLKQVVDYIPKGSVLADIGSDHAYVPCYALQQGIISKGIAGEVNVGPMEAARAQVDLIESLDAIDVRLGDGLAVLKEDEATCISICGMGGSLIRSILEAGKEKLGAVERLILQPNVDGQHVRSWLLENGYVLVEEAIVEENDKVYEILVGEKGIETIYSEEVNERNWQLLFGPFLIQERPEPFKLKWSREADKLEYVLGQMADGIQSEALIQKQVEFKKMRDKMREVSQ; this comes from the coding sequence ATGCAAGAACGTATCATCTTAGACCGCCGCTTGAAGCAGGTTGTCGATTATATCCCTAAAGGAAGTGTGCTCGCCGATATCGGGTCGGATCATGCATACGTACCATGTTATGCCCTTCAACAAGGAATCATTTCAAAAGGAATCGCAGGAGAAGTGAATGTAGGTCCGATGGAGGCTGCAAGAGCACAAGTGGACCTGATTGAATCCCTTGATGCAATCGATGTGCGACTTGGTGATGGTCTCGCAGTATTGAAAGAGGATGAGGCAACTTGTATCTCGATTTGCGGGATGGGAGGGAGTTTGATTCGTTCCATCCTTGAAGCAGGTAAAGAGAAATTGGGTGCGGTCGAACGTCTCATTCTTCAACCTAACGTCGACGGGCAGCACGTTCGAAGCTGGTTGCTTGAGAATGGCTATGTCCTCGTCGAAGAGGCGATTGTGGAAGAGAACGATAAGGTATATGAGATTCTTGTGGGCGAAAAAGGGATAGAAACGATTTACAGTGAAGAAGTGAATGAACGGAATTGGCAATTGTTATTCGGTCCCTTTCTCATTCAGGAACGACCAGAACCATTCAAGCTCAAATGGAGTCGAGAAGCAGATAAGTTGGAGTACGTTCTCGGTCAAATGGCAGACGGGATTCAGTCAGAGGCACTGATTCAAAAACAAGTCGAATTTAAGAAAATGCGTGACAAGATGAGAGAGGTGAGTCAGTAA
- the dnaG gene encoding DNA primase: MPRIPDEVIAEVKQATDIVELIGERVELKKQGHRLVGLCPFHSENSPSFSVSPEKGMYHCFGCGAGGNVFTFVMETEGLSFPETVERLATRASISVDGIQGDEELTREQVWRKQMRDAHRLVADLYHEVLMKTEAGEVGLSYLRNRELNEETIAQYKIGFAPDQRRFTVELLERRGFDLEVMVEAGLISKSKSGEYFDRFEGRVVFPIADRDGTIVGFSGRAIDDRQPKYVNTAETPLFNKSELLFGFSQARALMRKKKRVFLVEGNVDVLQVAQAGTKEVVASLGTAFSPQHARALSRIVEEVVICYDGDHAGQEATQKVIRLLETSPLDVQVLPLPEKTDPDDYIRQHGATHWQQFVETEQLSVLDFMNRMLRRGKNLNREGERIRFIESMLEEIGKTNDSIRRDMYVKKLSDEFEIPLETLRSRIPHPTSSESNPTRTVDAVEPIRKRSSKTGEPRWMKAEKNLLRAMLTGPEQVRFVRDRLGLRYQDEIHRMLGSALYEVVSETMTQDEFDQVTLPFMERYCDQRPDYAMRFAEIRLMAGPDELSEEVLDEYIRVINSYEEQRQIERAKREIAQDAESIVDQASKLQELIARSRRLRER; the protein is encoded by the coding sequence ATGCCACGGATACCAGATGAAGTTATCGCAGAAGTGAAACAGGCAACCGATATCGTGGAGTTGATTGGCGAACGTGTCGAATTAAAGAAACAGGGACATCGATTGGTCGGATTATGTCCCTTCCATTCCGAGAACTCTCCGTCCTTCTCCGTTTCGCCCGAAAAAGGGATGTATCACTGCTTCGGTTGTGGTGCCGGAGGAAATGTATTTACATTTGTGATGGAGACCGAAGGGTTATCCTTTCCCGAAACGGTCGAGCGCCTAGCAACGCGCGCGAGCATTTCAGTAGACGGCATCCAAGGTGACGAAGAATTGACACGTGAACAAGTATGGCGCAAACAGATGCGGGATGCGCATCGACTCGTTGCTGACTTGTATCATGAAGTATTGATGAAAACGGAAGCTGGCGAAGTGGGATTGTCATATTTGCGAAATCGCGAGTTAAACGAAGAGACGATTGCGCAATATAAGATTGGTTTTGCCCCAGACCAACGACGCTTTACTGTCGAGTTGTTGGAGCGACGAGGGTTCGATTTAGAAGTGATGGTTGAAGCAGGTTTGATTTCGAAGTCTAAATCCGGTGAATATTTTGACCGATTTGAAGGACGGGTCGTCTTTCCGATTGCGGATCGAGACGGCACCATCGTGGGCTTCAGTGGCCGTGCGATTGATGATCGACAGCCAAAGTACGTGAATACGGCTGAAACACCGTTATTCAATAAAAGTGAACTGTTATTCGGTTTCTCCCAGGCGAGGGCATTGATGCGAAAGAAAAAACGTGTCTTCCTCGTCGAAGGAAACGTTGACGTTTTGCAAGTGGCACAAGCGGGGACAAAAGAAGTCGTGGCATCACTCGGTACCGCATTTTCTCCACAACATGCAAGAGCCCTGTCTCGTATCGTGGAAGAAGTGGTCATCTGTTATGATGGGGACCACGCGGGACAAGAAGCGACTCAAAAAGTCATTCGCCTATTAGAAACGTCTCCACTTGATGTACAAGTTTTGCCGCTACCAGAAAAGACCGATCCGGACGATTATATCCGTCAACATGGGGCAACTCACTGGCAACAGTTTGTCGAAACTGAACAATTGAGTGTTCTTGATTTTATGAATCGGATGCTCAGGCGAGGGAAAAACTTGAATCGAGAAGGAGAACGGATTCGCTTTATTGAATCTATGCTTGAAGAGATTGGTAAGACGAATGATTCGATTCGAAGAGATATGTATGTGAAAAAGCTGTCGGATGAGTTTGAAATTCCGCTAGAGACGCTTCGTTCGAGAATTCCTCATCCGACGTCAAGCGAATCAAATCCAACTCGCACAGTTGACGCTGTGGAACCGATACGAAAACGTTCGAGTAAAACAGGTGAGCCTCGTTGGATGAAAGCTGAAAAGAACTTGTTGCGCGCGATGTTGACGGGACCGGAGCAGGTTCGTTTCGTACGTGACCGCTTAGGGCTTCGTTATCAAGATGAAATCCATCGTATGCTTGGCTCTGCATTGTATGAAGTTGTATCCGAAACGATGACACAAGATGAATTTGATCAAGTTACGCTTCCTTTTATGGAGCGTTATTGTGATCAACGCCCCGATTATGCGATGCGCTTTGCGGAAATTCGCCTGATGGCTGGACCGGATGAACTGTCTGAAGAGGTTTTAGACGAATACATTCGGGTCATAAACAGTTATGAGGAGCAACGTCAAATCGAGCGTGCAAAAAGGGAAATCGCTCAAGACGCCGAAAGTATAGTAGACCAGGCGTCCAAGCTACAAGAATTGATTGCCCGTAGTCGTCGTCTTCGAGAACGATGA
- a CDS encoding Nif3-like dinuclear metal center hexameric protein, translating into MANGNQVIQLFEEFAPKHLAVEGDKIGLQIGTLNKEVKRVMVTLDVLESVVDEAIENEIDLIIAHHPPIFSPLSQVNDRSTAGKITMKCIQHNIAVYVAHTNLDVCVGGVNDWMSEAIGLRDTKVLVPTYEEPVYKLSVFVPETHAQDVSRALGKAGAGHIRDYADCQFQVSGTGQFTPLDEATPFIGRPHETEQVNEMKIETVVRESQKKRVLKAMKDAHPYEEVAYDLVRDEIDGHVYGLGRIGRLERALTLEKFADHVKTSFGVEGVRVVGDLERSIEKVAVLGGDGNKYVSAAHFRGADAYVTGDLYFHVAHDAMALGLAVVDPGHHVESVMKRGVVDMLSEKFLKAKIDVDLMISEVNTNPFKFR; encoded by the coding sequence ATGGCGAATGGCAATCAAGTGATTCAATTATTTGAAGAGTTTGCACCGAAACATCTGGCAGTCGAAGGTGATAAAATTGGTTTGCAAATCGGTACGCTAAATAAAGAGGTTAAGCGGGTTATGGTGACACTCGATGTTCTCGAATCGGTCGTTGACGAAGCGATTGAGAACGAAATCGATTTGATTATTGCGCACCACCCCCCGATTTTTAGCCCGTTATCTCAAGTTAATGATCGCTCCACGGCAGGAAAAATTACGATGAAGTGCATTCAGCATAACATTGCGGTCTACGTCGCACATACGAACTTAGACGTGTGTGTCGGTGGTGTCAATGACTGGATGAGTGAAGCAATCGGGTTGCGTGACACGAAAGTGCTCGTTCCGACGTATGAAGAGCCGGTCTATAAACTATCTGTATTCGTGCCAGAAACACACGCCCAGGACGTCTCCCGTGCCCTAGGAAAGGCAGGGGCAGGACATATCCGAGACTATGCGGATTGTCAGTTTCAGGTTTCGGGGACAGGACAATTTACTCCGCTTGATGAAGCGACCCCGTTCATTGGGCGTCCGCATGAAACCGAGCAAGTGAATGAGATGAAAATTGAAACAGTCGTTCGCGAAAGTCAGAAAAAGCGTGTCTTGAAAGCGATGAAAGATGCACATCCTTATGAAGAAGTCGCGTATGACTTGGTCCGTGATGAGATTGACGGACATGTGTATGGTCTAGGACGAATCGGACGACTCGAACGAGCGCTGACACTCGAAAAGTTCGCTGATCATGTAAAGACAAGCTTTGGCGTAGAAGGCGTGCGAGTCGTTGGTGATTTAGAGCGGTCAATTGAAAAAGTAGCCGTATTAGGTGGGGATGGGAATAAATATGTATCAGCAGCTCATTTTAGAGGAGCGGATGCATATGTGACAGGTGACTTATACTTCCATGTGGCCCATGATGCGATGGCTTTAGGGCTTGCGGTAGTAGATCCAGGTCATCATGTCGAGAGTGTCATGAAACGAGGAGTCGTCGATATGCTTAGCGAGAAATTTTTGAAGGCAAAAATTGATGTCGACTTGATGATTTCCGAAGTAAACACGAACCCGTTTAAGTTTAGATAA
- the cccA gene encoding cytochrome c550, which translates to MRNPLLPFAAIAIVAIIAMVSLSYFGVNQAQQAAEGPAVTEMNPEELYAAKGCTGCHGGNLEGGVGPALTGVGDRLSPEEIANIIVNGQGSMPAGLASAEEAEVLANWLIEQ; encoded by the coding sequence ATGCGTAATCCATTGTTACCGTTTGCGGCAATCGCAATCGTCGCAATTATTGCCATGGTATCATTATCGTATTTTGGTGTGAATCAGGCGCAACAAGCGGCTGAAGGTCCAGCAGTCACTGAAATGAACCCAGAAGAGTTATACGCAGCGAAGGGTTGCACAGGTTGCCACGGCGGAAACCTTGAAGGTGGCGTAGGTCCAGCGCTTACTGGAGTAGGTGATCGCCTTTCACCAGAAGAAATCGCAAACATCATCGTCAATGGACAAGGATCGATGCCAGCAGGTCTTGCATCGGCTGAAGAAGCAGAAGTGCTTGCGAACTGGTTGATTGAACAATAA
- a CDS encoding 4-hydroxy-3-methylbut-2-enyl diphosphate reductase encodes MKVKKISPRGYCYGVVDAMKLANEAVANPDLPRPIHILGMIVHNRHVTQAFEDLGVKTVDGDDRMQALETIDCGTVVFTAHGISPLVRKRAIEKGLTIVDASCPDVLVTHDLIREKTAEGYDVIYIGKHGHPEPEGAIGVAPDHVHLIQYEHEIDQLPSRLFERKILVTNQTTMSQWDVSTLIEKIQARYPHIEVHNEICNATQVRQEAVAEQAGDCDLLIVVGDPKSNNSNRLAQVSKEIAGTNAYRIGDLSELDMDWLEGVETVAVTSGASTPTPITKKVIDFLSQYEPEDLSTHDKTPYLELRSILPKVKALRK; translated from the coding sequence ATGAAAGTTAAAAAAATTAGTCCACGCGGATATTGCTATGGTGTCGTCGATGCCATGAAACTCGCAAATGAGGCGGTCGCAAATCCAGATTTGCCACGCCCGATTCATATACTTGGAATGATTGTTCATAATCGTCACGTCACACAGGCATTTGAGGATCTCGGTGTCAAAACGGTCGATGGTGATGATCGGATGCAGGCACTCGAAACAATTGATTGTGGTACGGTCGTCTTCACGGCACACGGAATTTCACCACTCGTTCGCAAACGGGCCATCGAGAAAGGGTTGACGATTGTTGATGCCTCGTGTCCAGACGTACTTGTCACACACGATTTGATTCGTGAAAAAACAGCAGAAGGATATGATGTCATTTACATCGGAAAACATGGACATCCAGAACCGGAAGGCGCAATCGGGGTTGCACCTGACCATGTTCACTTGATTCAATACGAACATGAAATCGATCAGTTACCGAGTCGATTGTTTGAACGAAAAATTCTTGTGACAAACCAGACGACGATGAGTCAATGGGACGTTTCCACATTGATTGAAAAAATCCAGGCACGTTATCCGCATATTGAAGTGCATAACGAAATTTGTAACGCGACACAAGTACGTCAGGAAGCCGTTGCTGAACAGGCTGGTGACTGCGATTTACTAATTGTCGTCGGAGATCCTAAATCAAATAACTCGAATCGCTTGGCACAAGTATCAAAAGAAATCGCCGGTACGAATGCGTATCGCATCGGTGACTTGAGCGAACTGGATATGGATTGGCTCGAAGGTGTGGAGACCGTTGCCGTGACGTCCGGTGCCTCTACACCTACTCCAATTACTAAAAAAGTGATCGACTTCTTGTCACAGTACGAACCTGAAGATTTGAGCACGCACGATAAAACGCCGTATCTCGAGCTTCGAAGTATCTTACCAAAAGTTAAAGCATTGCGGAAGTGA
- a CDS encoding sensor histidine kinase: MKQLHELRKSYFFQITFIIIIILALVISSLAFSADRVTVSRAEELAKEQFDYAIDDSIENIESRIGKLYEDLVYLGAYVGNEPWIEERIRTGYLNQRTSFTSIFYYDARQDSFKWYSERQVSSSIIKRDPKFMEVLTASGRELYMSDPIMISGDMGTFLYVPVIEDNRPVGIFGGSISVLNSDLYRRSLESANDDMILYLLDNQGEVLTTSFNLVTDAERRVSREVIDETLGRNTRTILSTDEDTLMYEPDARVSGWSMLAKHQNDSVYETVYDTRWQYLMIALVTFFLSILVGLLLSRTLTNPLVELVNRIKKQQSLGTISLERTGSKEVETLLDTYNDYAQRMETSRREQLSQQQLILHQEKLASLGQLAAGIAHEIRNPLTPVHITLQMVREGQGSKDMVDVAIKELERANSLISTMLTLAKPDQAGKYEEWINMIDFTKRLEFLMDAECYKRPTKWELLVPNDMPPFYASFDMLVQIIYNLFKNAVDAVETEGAKGSVVVTILFTEQEYRFLIEDNGVGMSEEQLKMFGSAFHTTKESGNGLGIYMIQEYLKSVNGMMEIDSSLGKGTAILIKIPRRQPS; the protein is encoded by the coding sequence ATGAAACAATTGCATGAGCTTAGAAAATCTTACTTTTTCCAAATCACGTTCATTATTATCATTATTTTAGCACTTGTCATTTCATCGCTTGCCTTTTCTGCTGATCGCGTCACGGTGTCTCGAGCAGAAGAACTTGCAAAAGAACAATTTGATTATGCGATTGATGACAGTATTGAAAATATTGAGTCCCGAATCGGAAAATTGTATGAAGATTTAGTTTACCTTGGTGCTTATGTAGGAAACGAACCATGGATTGAAGAACGAATCCGAACAGGTTATTTGAATCAACGGACGAGTTTTACATCAATCTTTTATTATGATGCTAGGCAAGATTCGTTTAAATGGTACTCCGAACGGCAGGTCTCTTCATCTATTATTAAACGCGATCCTAAATTCATGGAAGTGTTGACTGCTAGTGGAAGAGAATTATATATGAGTGACCCCATCATGATCAGTGGAGATATGGGAACTTTCTTATATGTTCCTGTCATCGAAGACAATCGACCGGTCGGAATCTTTGGCGGGAGTATCAGTGTCTTGAACTCTGATTTGTATCGTCGTTCGTTAGAATCTGCTAATGATGATATGATCTTATACTTGTTAGACAATCAAGGCGAAGTATTGACTACCTCATTCAATCTGGTCACAGATGCGGAGCGTCGTGTTTCGCGTGAAGTCATTGACGAAACGTTAGGACGAAACACGCGGACCATTCTAAGTACGGATGAAGACACGTTGATGTATGAACCAGATGCCCGTGTCAGTGGATGGAGCATGCTCGCAAAACATCAGAATGATTCGGTGTACGAGACAGTGTATGATACGCGTTGGCAATACTTGATGATCGCACTCGTCACATTTTTCTTGAGTATTCTCGTTGGGTTGTTACTCTCCCGTACATTGACAAACCCCCTTGTCGAGCTGGTCAATCGCATCAAAAAGCAACAATCCCTCGGAACGATCTCATTGGAACGAACTGGTTCAAAAGAAGTGGAAACGTTACTCGACACATATAACGATTATGCGCAGCGGATGGAAACATCTCGACGTGAACAGTTGAGCCAGCAACAGCTAATCTTACATCAAGAAAAATTAGCTTCACTTGGTCAACTGGCCGCGGGGATTGCGCATGAAATTCGAAACCCTTTGACCCCAGTGCACATCACGTTACAAATGGTACGAGAAGGACAGGGCAGCAAGGATATGGTCGACGTTGCCATTAAGGAGTTAGAGCGGGCAAACAGTTTAATTTCGACGATGTTGACGCTCGCTAAGCCAGATCAGGCGGGGAAGTATGAAGAATGGATTAATATGATAGACTTTACGAAGCGTCTCGAATTTTTAATGGATGCTGAATGTTATAAGCGCCCGACTAAATGGGAATTACTTGTACCGAACGACATGCCACCATTTTATGCGTCATTTGATATGCTCGTTCAAATCATTTATAACCTATTCAAAAACGCTGTTGATGCCGTGGAAACGGAGGGTGCAAAGGGAAGTGTGGTTGTTACGATTCTCTTTACGGAACAGGAGTATCGTTTCTTAATTGAAGACAATGGGGTTGGCATGAGTGAGGAACAACTTAAGATGTTCGGTTCCGCTTTCCATACAACGAAAGAGAGTGGGAACGGTCTTGGCATTTACATGATTCAAGAGTACTTGAAAAGTGTGAACGGTATGATGGAGATTGATAGTTCGTTAGGCAAGGGGACGGCGATTTTAATCAAAATCCCAAGGAGACAACCATCATGA